A window of Formosa sp. Hel1_31_208 contains these coding sequences:
- a CDS encoding DUF547 domain-containing protein, which translates to MQYLKFLTVLFVSINAFGCCETKRVASLARNEAIIKLDTIIKTDIEVVTEVIENKIVTEIPVAKTKTEIANEVLTDFETVDHSLWNDLLQKHVSNQGNVNYKGFIADHAKFNSYLELLTKKPPQESWSKDETLAYWMNVYNAFTVKLILDNYPTKSIKDINNPWNHRFIKIGETWYTLNDVEHKIIRKMGEPRIHFALVCAAVSCPRLYNKAFTANHLESDLDLLTRGFLNDITKNELSKDHIKISKIFKWYGGDFKTYGNNLIDFLNQYSKVRISPNAKKSYKDYNWNLNE; encoded by the coding sequence ATGCAATACTTAAAATTTTTAACCGTCTTATTCGTGAGTATTAATGCTTTTGGTTGTTGTGAAACTAAGAGAGTTGCTAGTTTAGCTAGAAATGAAGCTATTATTAAACTTGACACCATAATCAAAACAGACATTGAAGTCGTAACTGAAGTAATAGAAAACAAAATAGTAACCGAAATACCCGTTGCTAAAACTAAAACAGAAATCGCAAATGAGGTTCTAACTGATTTTGAAACAGTTGATCACTCCTTATGGAATGACTTATTACAAAAACATGTTTCAAATCAAGGGAATGTCAACTACAAAGGTTTTATAGCCGATCATGCTAAGTTTAACTCTTATTTAGAATTGCTTACTAAAAAGCCCCCTCAAGAGTCTTGGAGCAAAGATGAAACACTTGCCTATTGGATGAATGTTTATAATGCCTTTACCGTAAAGCTCATACTCGATAATTATCCAACAAAAAGCATCAAAGATATTAATAACCCATGGAATCATCGTTTTATAAAAATTGGTGAAACCTGGTACACTCTTAACGATGTCGAACACAAAATCATACGTAAAATGGGAGAGCCAAGAATTCATTTTGCACTCGTTTGTGCGGCTGTGTCCTGCCCTAGGCTATACAACAAAGCTTTTACAGCAAACCACTTAGAATCCGATTTAGATCTCTTAACGCGAGGGTTTTTAAATGACATTACAAAGAACGAATTATCTAAAGATCATATTAAAATCTCCAAAATATTCAAATGGTACGGCGGCGATTTTAAAACGTATGGCAACAATCTTATTGATTTTCTAAATCAATATTCAAAGGTTAGGATTTCTCCTAATGCGAAGAAGAGTTATAAAGATTATAACTGGAATTTAAATGAATAA
- the arsM gene encoding arsenosugar biosynthesis arsenite methyltransferase ArsM, translating into MSYLNATNDLYKEAALTPDVGLCCTTNPIWELPGLKIPRIMQEMNYGCGSTVHARDLTNNPKMLYVGVGGGMELLQFSYFNRQKGGVIGIDVVDEMLEASRKNFKEAEAQNDWFKSEFVDLKKGDAMNLPVQDNTIDVAAQNCLFNIFKADDLKKAIAEMYRVLKPHGRLVMSDPTCEQAMNDELRNDDRLRALCLSGSLPIAEYVKALTDAGFGTIEIRARKPYRILDPKHYPTNELIYIESIEVAAIKDPMPADGPCVFTGKAAIYFGENDYFDDQAGHILLKNQPLAICDKTAGALADLKRDDIFLSASTYHYDGGGCC; encoded by the coding sequence ATGAGTTACTTAAACGCCACTAACGATTTATATAAAGAAGCAGCATTAACTCCAGATGTTGGGTTGTGTTGTACTACAAATCCCATATGGGAATTACCTGGATTAAAAATCCCTAGAATCATGCAAGAAATGAATTATGGTTGCGGAAGTACCGTTCATGCTCGCGATTTAACCAATAATCCAAAGATGCTTTATGTTGGTGTTGGAGGAGGTATGGAATTATTACAGTTTTCATATTTTAATCGCCAAAAAGGTGGCGTTATTGGTATTGATGTTGTAGATGAAATGTTGGAAGCTTCACGTAAAAATTTCAAAGAAGCCGAAGCTCAAAATGATTGGTTTAAGTCTGAATTTGTAGACCTAAAAAAGGGTGACGCCATGAATCTTCCCGTTCAAGACAATACTATTGATGTTGCTGCTCAAAACTGCTTATTCAACATTTTTAAAGCAGACGATTTAAAGAAAGCCATAGCAGAAATGTACCGTGTATTAAAACCTCATGGTCGATTGGTGATGAGTGATCCAACATGTGAGCAAGCCATGAATGATGAATTGCGAAATGATGATCGTTTGAGAGCCTTATGTTTAAGTGGTAGTTTGCCAATAGCAGAATATGTCAAAGCATTAACTGATGCTGGTTTTGGAACCATAGAAATTAGAGCGAGAAAGCCATATCGAATTTTAGACCCTAAACATTATCCAACAAATGAGTTGATCTATATTGAATCTATAGAGGTCGCCGCAATTAAAGACCCTATGCCTGCTGATGGCCCATGCGTTTTTACAGGAAAAGCAGCCATTTATTTTGGAGAAAACGATTATTTTGACGATCAAGCGGGTCATATTTTACTTAAAAATCAACCCTTAGCCATCTGCGATAAAACTGCAGGGGCATTAGCAGATTTAAAAAGAGACGACATCTTCCTTAGTGCCTCTACATATCATTATGATGGTGGTGGTTGCTGTTAG
- a CDS encoding purine-nucleoside phosphorylase — MIKLINETVDYLKSKGFNDPEIGIILGTGLGQLTEEIEVISEVSYNHIPNFPTATVEFHKGKLIFGTLAGKKVIVMQGRFHVYEGYSLQDVTYPVRIMEKLGIKTLLVSNASGAINLNFKKGELMLITDHINLQGSSPLAFKGVEALGERFTDMSAPYNEDINAQFRAIAAEHQITLHEGIYASVVGPQLETRAEYRMLKIIGADAVGMSTVPEIIVANHLKIKVAAVSVLTDECDPDNLKPVNISEIIAMAGKAEPHMITLFKTLIKTI, encoded by the coding sequence ATGATTAAATTGATAAACGAAACCGTAGATTATTTAAAATCGAAAGGCTTTAACGATCCTGAAATTGGTATAATCCTAGGGACAGGATTAGGTCAGCTAACAGAAGAGATTGAAGTCATTTCCGAAGTGAGTTATAATCATATTCCAAACTTCCCAACGGCAACTGTCGAATTTCATAAAGGAAAATTAATCTTTGGAACTTTAGCTGGCAAAAAAGTGATTGTGATGCAAGGACGTTTTCATGTGTATGAAGGATATTCATTGCAAGATGTGACTTACCCTGTTCGCATCATGGAAAAACTTGGAATTAAAACATTATTAGTCTCTAATGCCTCTGGCGCTATCAACCTCAATTTCAAAAAAGGGGAATTAATGCTTATTACCGATCACATCAATTTACAAGGAAGTTCTCCTTTAGCCTTTAAAGGTGTTGAAGCTTTGGGTGAGCGATTTACCGATATGAGTGCTCCGTATAACGAAGACATCAATGCTCAGTTTAGAGCTATTGCTGCCGAGCATCAGATTACCTTACATGAAGGTATTTATGCTAGTGTTGTTGGTCCACAATTAGAAACAAGAGCCGAGTATCGAATGCTAAAAATTATTGGAGCTGATGCCGTAGGAATGAGCACTGTTCCTGAGATTATAGTTGCCAATCACTTAAAAATAAAAGTAGCGGCAGTGTCTGTTTTAACAGATGAATGCGATCCAGATAATTTAAAGCCTGTAAATATTTCAGAAATTATTGCAATGGCTGGCAAAGCAGAGCCACATATGATTACCTTATTTAAAACACTGATAAAAACCATTTAA
- a CDS encoding TIGR04282 family arsenosugar biosynthesis glycosyltransferase, producing MTKNALIVFTRNPELGQCKTRLAKTIGNQAALDIYKYLLAHTANVAEAIDADRFVFYSEAIANKDLWPNAYFIKKVQIGKDLGERMHNAFANLFELGYSKVVIIGSDLLDLTPVIIKKAFQSLDTNNVVLGPAEDGGYYLLGMKELHFNIFQNKSWGTETVRAETLEDLKNIKVSLLRELNDIDTFDDMKHYEQLKRFYKTHD from the coding sequence ATGACTAAAAATGCCTTAATTGTTTTTACTAGAAACCCTGAGTTAGGGCAGTGCAAAACGCGATTGGCGAAAACCATAGGCAATCAAGCGGCTCTTGATATTTATAAGTATTTGCTTGCTCATACGGCCAACGTTGCAGAAGCCATTGATGCTGACCGTTTTGTATTTTATTCTGAAGCCATTGCGAATAAGGACCTATGGCCGAATGCATACTTCATTAAAAAAGTCCAGATCGGAAAAGATCTAGGCGAACGAATGCATAATGCATTTGCGAATTTATTTGAATTGGGGTATTCTAAAGTTGTCATTATTGGCAGTGATTTATTAGACTTAACTCCTGTTATTATTAAAAAGGCATTTCAATCCTTAGATACAAACAATGTGGTTTTGGGACCTGCTGAAGATGGTGGTTATTATCTGCTTGGCATGAAAGAACTGCATTTCAATATTTTTCAGAATAAATCTTGGGGAACCGAAACAGTGCGAGCAGAAACATTGGAAGACCTAAAAAATATTAAAGTGTCTTTATTACGAGAATTGAATGATATTGACACTTTTGATGACATGAAACATTACGAACAACTAAAACGCTTTTATAAGACGCATGATTAA
- a CDS encoding rhodanese-like domain-containing protein, translating to MRELLKKYNTGDIPYISVEELAMPKTKAIILDARELAEFEISHLKNAIHIGYDEFQMASIENVIQNKNNEIIVYCSLGIRSEVIAKRLREEGYTNVKNLFGGIFEWKNKNFKVYNSQDKLTDSIHAYSKSWSKWLEKGIKVYPNELVTDD from the coding sequence ATGCGTGAGTTGCTTAAAAAATACAATACTGGAGACATTCCATATATCTCTGTAGAAGAATTAGCGATGCCAAAAACTAAGGCTATTATTCTGGATGCAAGAGAATTGGCAGAATTTGAAATCAGTCATCTTAAAAATGCTATTCACATTGGCTATGATGAATTTCAAATGGCTTCGATAGAGAATGTCATTCAAAACAAAAACAATGAAATTATTGTGTACTGTTCATTGGGAATTCGATCAGAAGTGATAGCTAAAAGACTCAGAGAAGAAGGGTATACAAATGTCAAAAACCTGTTTGGAGGCATCTTTGAGTGGAAAAACAAGAATTTCAAGGTATATAATTCTCAAGATAAACTTACAGATAGCATACATGCATATTCTAAATCTTGGAGTAAATGGTTAGAAAAAGGCATAAAAGTATACCCTAACGAATTAGTGACAGATGACTAA
- the arsS gene encoding arsenosugar biosynthesis radical SAM (seleno)protein ArsS (Some members of this family are selenoproteins.), with amino-acid sequence MTKLKTQSLHKRESELAKSNRQLEILSNGIFQNGELPKFKDKISETNQFPLKAKALEILQINVGYMCNQVCEHCHVDAGPDRKEIMTRETMQQCLDVIKNSGAHTLDLTGGAPEMNPDFRWFVEEAAKVGIKDFIVRSNLTIIRANKKYYDLPEFFKKHNVHVVSSMPHWTRGKTDKQRGDGVFDKSIKALQELNAVGYGLPGSDLRLDLVYNPSGAFLPGDQSAMEKDFKKALLEDFGINFHTLFAITNLPISRFLDYLIASENYEDYMYQLVEAYNPSAVANVMCTNTLSVSWDGNLYDCDFNQMLELPVNSKVKHISEFNKELLEGRKIVISQHCYGCTAGAGSSCQGVVA; translated from the coding sequence ATGACAAAATTAAAGACCCAATCCCTACACAAACGCGAAAGTGAATTAGCAAAAAGCAATAGGCAACTTGAAATTTTATCCAATGGTATATTTCAAAATGGCGAACTCCCCAAGTTTAAGGATAAAATTTCTGAAACCAATCAGTTCCCACTTAAAGCCAAGGCTTTAGAAATACTACAGATTAATGTAGGATATATGTGTAACCAAGTTTGTGAGCATTGCCATGTTGACGCTGGTCCTGATCGAAAAGAGATCATGACTCGCGAAACCATGCAACAATGTTTAGATGTTATTAAAAACTCTGGTGCTCATACTTTAGATCTTACTGGAGGTGCTCCAGAAATGAATCCCGATTTCAGATGGTTTGTTGAAGAAGCTGCTAAAGTAGGTATTAAAGATTTTATCGTTCGGTCAAATCTAACGATCATTCGAGCTAATAAAAAATATTACGATTTACCCGAATTCTTTAAGAAACATAATGTACATGTTGTAAGTTCAATGCCCCACTGGACAAGAGGAAAAACAGACAAACAGCGCGGTGATGGTGTTTTTGATAAATCTATCAAAGCACTTCAAGAACTTAATGCTGTAGGTTATGGATTACCTGGTAGCGATCTGCGGCTTGATTTAGTTTACAATCCTTCTGGTGCCTTTTTACCCGGTGATCAAAGCGCAATGGAAAAAGACTTTAAAAAAGCGTTGTTGGAAGATTTTGGTATTAATTTTCATACTCTTTTTGCCATAACAAATTTGCCTATTTCTCGTTTTCTCGATTACTTAATTGCATCCGAAAATTACGAAGACTATATGTACCAGCTTGTGGAGGCGTATAATCCTTCTGCTGTTGCCAATGTTATGTGTACAAATACTTTATCGGTAAGTTGGGATGGTAATTTATACGATTGTGATTTTAATCAAATGCTAGAACTACCTGTAAACAGTAAAGTCAAGCATATTTCAGAATTTAATAAGGAGTTATTAGAAGGACGCAAGATTGTCATTTCTCAACATTGCTATGGATGCACGGCTGGTGCAGGCAGTAGCTGTCAAGGTGTGGTCGCGTAA
- a CDS encoding arsenosugar biosynthesis-associated peroxidase-like protein produces MQKTYYDPADLRKFGKITEWSEELGNKFFEYYGKVFEEGALTAREKSLIALAVSHTEQCPYCIDAYTKDGLQRGVTKEEMMEAIHVGAAIKSGATLVHGVQMMNKVNKLDG; encoded by the coding sequence ATGCAAAAAACATACTACGATCCAGCAGATTTAAGAAAATTTGGAAAAATTACCGAATGGAGTGAAGAACTGGGTAATAAATTCTTTGAGTACTACGGAAAAGTATTTGAAGAAGGCGCACTTACAGCACGCGAAAAATCGTTGATCGCTTTAGCGGTATCCCATACTGAACAATGTCCATACTGTATAGATGCCTATACAAAAGATGGTTTACAAAGAGGTGTTACCAAGGAAGAAATGATGGAAGCCATTCATGTTGGAGCCGCCATAAAAAGTGGCGCAACTTTAGTGCATGGCGTGCAAATGATGAATAAGGTTAATAAACTTGATGGCTAA
- a CDS encoding nucleoside deaminase: MSKEKFMQAAVQEALNGLNNDEGGPFGCVIVKHGEIIGRGHNEVTSTNDPTAHAEVTAIRAACKHLNSFQLEGCEIYTSCEPCPMCLGAIYWARPDKVYFGSNQEDAAHIGFDDAFIYKEIPLPYNERSIPFEQLGRASALEPFKAWTEKEDKIEY; the protein is encoded by the coding sequence ATGAGTAAAGAAAAGTTCATGCAGGCTGCAGTTCAAGAAGCCCTAAATGGCTTGAATAACGATGAAGGCGGACCCTTTGGATGCGTTATTGTTAAGCATGGTGAAATAATTGGAAGAGGGCATAACGAAGTCACTTCAACAAATGATCCAACTGCTCATGCCGAAGTCACTGCAATACGAGCAGCTTGTAAACATTTGAATTCTTTTCAGTTAGAAGGATGTGAAATATACACCTCTTGTGAACCTTGCCCAATGTGTTTAGGGGCCATATATTGGGCGCGACCTGACAAAGTCTATTTTGGTAGTAATCAAGAGGATGCAGCTCATATTGGATTTGATGATGCCTTTATTTACAAAGAAATACCGCTACCTTATAACGAACGAAGTATTCCGTTTGAGCAATTAGGGCGAGCTAGCGCTCTTGAACCATTTAAGGCATGGACAGAAAAAGAAGATAAAATTGAATATTAA
- a CDS encoding zinc-dependent peptidase yields the protein MTLYFVIFFFLIAFIIYTFIKIKPRQASNFPIHWYAILVAEVRFYSALDRNEQKRFQNRMMQFLSEVYIDSVGFELEELDKILIASSAVIPVFAFKEWHYPTVTGILLYPDNFNEDFEFADKSQSRYISGVVGGGRLERQMILSRKALCHGFKNDNDGRNTAIHEFVHLIDKMDDHIDGIPKILMQNSYTIPWLKLMHDEMEAINKDESDLRAYGGTKQAEFFAVASEYFFEKPKQMQKKKPELYNMLADCFRFKT from the coding sequence ATGACACTCTATTTTGTTATATTTTTTTTTCTGATTGCTTTTATAATCTATACGTTTATTAAGATAAAACCGAGACAAGCATCAAATTTCCCAATACATTGGTATGCTATTTTAGTAGCAGAAGTTCGTTTTTATAGCGCGCTAGATCGTAATGAACAAAAACGCTTTCAAAATCGAATGATGCAGTTTCTGTCTGAAGTTTATATTGATAGTGTAGGATTTGAATTAGAGGAATTGGACAAGATACTCATCGCATCAAGTGCCGTAATACCTGTTTTTGCATTCAAAGAATGGCATTATCCAACCGTAACTGGGATACTGTTATATCCAGATAATTTTAATGAAGATTTTGAATTTGCAGATAAGAGCCAATCACGATATATTTCTGGAGTAGTTGGTGGTGGTCGCCTAGAACGTCAGATGATTCTATCAAGAAAAGCCTTGTGTCACGGATTTAAAAACGACAATGACGGACGAAATACTGCGATCCATGAGTTTGTGCACCTTATTGATAAAATGGATGATCACATTGATGGAATACCTAAAATTTTGATGCAGAATTCTTATACAATTCCTTGGTTGAAACTAATGCATGATGAAATGGAAGCAATTAATAAAGACGAGTCTGATTTAAGAGCTTATGGCGGGACAAAACAGGCTGAGTTTTTTGCAGTGGCTTCCGAATACTTTTTTGAGAAACCGAAGCAAATGCAAAAGAAAAAGCCAGAATTATACAATATGCTTGCTGATTGTTTTAGATTTAAAACATAG
- a CDS encoding site-specific integrase: protein MANTVLKTKVSVNFVLKEPKAKNETLIVFRVSAGRKIDRRFSTGYKVKPKYWDSTKKKVRNVATVSNSLEINNYLDQLKNEFNKIVADRISKGEMITKDSIKEIYHSISNKEQIKESDETMTFFKYCDVFIEGKIRTLQKDNKRAKSTTVSAYKQAIKHIKEFQKDEGFKVDFDSIDLEFYYSFVEYMQTKEKVDGSFYAINTIGKHIKTLKTILNSATNEGHNSNSKYKLPEFKIVNELTTAVYLDMDELKNMFELDLSKYPEHEKARDIFILGCETGQRISDYNNFSNCQIIKEDDGEYIQVVQKKTRNKVYCFITPVMRKIMNDRYNGNPPKPMIEQYINACIKEVAQMAGINKRVKFERNEGGNQVVKEILKYKLISTHTARRSYSTIKYRAGVNVHDIMPLTGHKSEREFLKYIREDGKDRASRIVQSNAFKDSYLKVV from the coding sequence ATGGCAAATACAGTATTAAAAACTAAGGTTTCAGTAAACTTCGTTCTTAAGGAACCTAAAGCAAAGAATGAAACGCTTATCGTGTTTAGAGTCTCAGCAGGTCGAAAGATAGATAGAAGGTTCTCAACAGGGTATAAGGTTAAACCTAAATACTGGGATTCAACGAAGAAAAAAGTACGAAATGTTGCTACCGTATCTAACAGCTTAGAGATTAATAATTATTTGGACCAATTGAAGAATGAGTTTAATAAGATTGTAGCTGATAGAATTTCTAAGGGGGAAATGATAACAAAAGATTCAATTAAAGAGATTTATCATTCCATTTCAAACAAAGAACAGATTAAAGAAAGTGATGAAACAATGACCTTTTTTAAGTATTGTGATGTGTTTATTGAGGGGAAAATCAGAACCCTTCAGAAAGATAATAAAAGAGCTAAAAGCACGACTGTAAGTGCTTATAAACAGGCAATAAAGCATATTAAAGAGTTTCAAAAGGATGAAGGTTTTAAAGTTGATTTTGATAGCATAGATTTAGAATTTTATTACAGCTTTGTTGAATACATGCAGACAAAAGAAAAGGTAGATGGTTCATTCTATGCCATTAATACTATTGGGAAGCATATTAAAACACTTAAGACAATACTTAATTCAGCAACAAATGAAGGTCATAACTCGAACTCAAAGTATAAACTTCCTGAATTTAAAATTGTTAATGAGTTGACTACCGCTGTTTATTTAGACATGGATGAATTAAAGAATATGTTTGAACTAGATTTGTCGAAATATCCAGAGCATGAAAAAGCTAGAGATATATTTATTTTAGGTTGTGAGACTGGTCAAAGAATTTCAGACTACAACAATTTTTCAAATTGTCAAATTATTAAGGAAGATGACGGGGAATATATACAGGTTGTTCAGAAGAAAACAAGAAATAAAGTTTATTGCTTCATTACACCTGTAATGAGAAAAATTATGAATGACAGATATAATGGTAATCCACCAAAACCTATGATAGAGCAGTATATTAACGCCTGTATAAAAGAGGTTGCTCAAATGGCAGGAATTAATAAAAGAGTCAAATTTGAAAGAAACGAGGGTGGTAATCAAGTTGTAAAAGAAATACTTAAATATAAATTAATTTCTACCCATACCGCTAGAAGAAGTTATAGCACTATTAAATATAGAGCAGGTGTCAATGTTCATGATATAATGCCTTTAACTGGTCATAAGTCAGAAAGAGAGTTCTTAAAGTATATAAGAGAAGATGGTAAGGATAGAGCATCTAGAATTGTTCAGTCAAACGCTTTTAAAGATTCATATCTTAAGGTTGTATAA
- a CDS encoding bacteriophage abortive infection AbiH family protein: MNCKCFFKCIGNWLIRRHNNKTLYIIGNGFDLHHGLKTSYFDFSEYLQQKDSELYNTLESYIDFPTEDNSLWSKFEENLANLNLDEIFNDYSLFLPDIASDDFRSRDMHTFPDIMEDLCESLTTNLLQNFLEFIQSIEYSKSVDGLLINLKKKSNFLTFNYTPTLEKIYGIESQRINYIHNSAFYGSEPIILGHEIEPKSFEEKPPENLSEEELEQWYGNFDYSIDTGKENLLKYFERTYKPSNEVINNNMHFFENLGCINEVFVLGHSVSKVDLPYFEELKKHIRKKAKWNVSFYNYDSIKNIKLNLNSIGVTNINFFELAHILINNQQTRLKL; the protein is encoded by the coding sequence ATGAATTGCAAGTGCTTTTTTAAATGTATTGGAAACTGGTTAATAAGGAGACACAATAACAAAACTCTTTATATAATAGGTAATGGGTTTGATTTACACCATGGCTTGAAAACAAGTTATTTTGATTTTTCAGAATATCTTCAACAAAAAGACAGTGAGTTATATAATACTCTGGAATCTTATATTGACTTTCCAACCGAGGACAATAGCTTATGGAGTAAATTTGAAGAAAACCTAGCGAATTTAAATCTTGATGAAATTTTCAATGATTATTCATTGTTTCTACCTGATATAGCAAGTGACGATTTTAGGTCTAGAGATATGCATACTTTTCCAGATATAATGGAAGACCTATGCGAAAGTTTGACAACTAATTTATTGCAGAATTTTTTAGAGTTTATACAGAGTATTGAATACTCAAAATCAGTAGATGGATTATTAATCAATTTAAAAAAGAAGTCAAACTTCCTAACCTTTAATTATACTCCTACATTAGAAAAAATTTACGGAATAGAAAGTCAAAGAATTAATTATATACATAATAGTGCATTTTATGGGTCTGAACCAATTATTCTTGGACATGAAATTGAACCAAAAAGCTTTGAAGAAAAACCACCTGAAAACCTATCTGAAGAGGAACTAGAACAATGGTATGGTAACTTTGACTATTCAATAGATACAGGTAAAGAGAACCTATTGAAGTATTTTGAAAGAACTTACAAACCAAGCAATGAAGTAATCAATAATAATATGCATTTCTTTGAAAATTTAGGATGTATTAATGAGGTTTTCGTACTTGGACATTCAGTATCAAAAGTTGATTTGCCCTATTTTGAGGAATTAAAAAAACATATAAGAAAAAAAGCAAAATGGAATGTGTCTTTCTACAATTACGACTCAATAAAAAATATAAAATTAAATTTAAATAGTATTGGAGTTACAAATATCAACTTTTTTGAACTAGCACATATTTTGATTAATAATCAACAGACAAGATTGAAACTGTAG
- a CDS encoding phage/plasmid replication protein produces the protein MYDNISLYLDSRDANNINLYDEVLENSNNITIERYGLKLNDVPFAYISIEGKNNQKLSFKVEPYRISMMGKNSSICKYYLGNNFETLTLMQFNNAIDEISERLGVCLNNARVCRIDIANNFLMEYKPSTYHECLKHLSRYKRYAINGNLYFKTKRIELNFYDKKKEYKEKGFKIPTKHLNTENILRYEIRFKKDVAKIFDRTIRVTDLRTESFLKEVFDKWQSYYWNIKKQNPVIFESENRTFTAKDFKDYFFTKGVEAIGGIEYAYKMIDESKNADNFTRQKAYYLKQVLNNAYDNANNTSNYDFTGELNSKMQSMLIPLK, from the coding sequence ATGTATGATAATATTAGCTTGTATTTAGATAGTAGAGATGCAAACAACATAAATTTATATGATGAAGTTTTAGAGAACTCCAATAACATAACTATTGAAAGGTATGGTCTTAAATTAAATGATGTACCATTTGCATATATAAGTATAGAAGGTAAGAATAACCAAAAACTAAGTTTTAAAGTTGAACCTTATAGAATTTCAATGATGGGTAAGAACAGCTCTATCTGTAAATACTATTTAGGCAACAATTTTGAGACCCTAACACTTATGCAGTTCAATAATGCTATTGATGAAATTTCCGAAAGATTAGGAGTTTGCTTAAACAATGCTAGAGTATGTAGAATTGATATAGCTAACAACTTTTTAATGGAATACAAACCAAGCACCTACCATGAGTGTTTAAAACATCTTTCGAGATATAAAAGATACGCTATTAATGGAAATTTATACTTTAAAACTAAAAGAATAGAACTCAACTTCTATGATAAGAAGAAGGAGTACAAAGAGAAAGGATTTAAAATCCCTACTAAACACTTAAATACTGAAAATATTTTGAGGTATGAGATTCGTTTTAAAAAGGATGTTGCTAAGATATTTGACAGAACAATAAGGGTAACTGACTTACGAACTGAATCTTTCTTAAAAGAAGTCTTTGATAAGTGGCAAAGTTATTACTGGAACATTAAAAAGCAGAATCCAGTAATATTTGAATCTGAAAATAGAACTTTTACCGCTAAAGATTTTAAAGACTATTTTTTTACAAAAGGAGTTGAAGCAATTGGAGGGATTGAATATGCTTACAAAATGATTGATGAATCCAAAAATGCAGATAACTTTACTCGGCAAAAAGCATACTACTTAAAACAGGTGCTAAATAACGCTTATGACAATGCAAATAACACCTCAAACTACGACTTTACAGGAGAGTTAAACTCAAAAATGCAGTCTATGTTAATTCCTTTAAAATAG
- a CDS encoding helix-turn-helix domain-containing protein, whose amino-acid sequence MTKNFVIEQTSSEELLKQISNLIDEKLNALFPSGLKNQKESETELLTIEETAKLLKVCKTTVYNYTKQGILKRKSFGKSTRYDKKEVLERIGALRNQNAV is encoded by the coding sequence TAAAAACTTTGTGATTGAACAGACTAGTTCAGAAGAATTATTAAAACAAATTTCAAACTTAATTGATGAGAAGCTCAACGCTCTCTTTCCAAGTGGTCTTAAAAACCAAAAAGAAAGTGAAACCGAATTGCTAACCATTGAAGAAACAGCAAAACTATTGAAGGTATGCAAAACCACAGTTTACAATTACACCAAACAAGGGATTCTAAAGCGTAAGTCTTTTGGTAAATCAACTAGATATGACAAAAAAGAGGTACTAGAAAGAATTGGAGCATTAAGAAATCAGAATGCTGTCTAA